From the genome of Paraburkholderia aromaticivorans, one region includes:
- the parC gene encoding DNA topoisomerase IV subunit A gives MDDDNTLDLFTEPPPPEGDFLTLGNYAERAYLDYAVSVVKGRALPDVCDGQKPVQRRILFAMNDMGLSDNAKPVKSARVVGDVLGKYHPHGDQSAYDALVRLAQDFSMRYPLIDGQGNFGSRDGDGAAAMRYTEARLTPIAKLLLDEINQGTVDFMKNYDGEFDEPRLLPARLPFVLLNGASGIAVGLATEIPSHNLREVAAAAVAMIRNPKLQHAELMQYIPGPDFPGGGQIISSEAEISAAYESGRGSLKVRARWKIEELARGQWQLVITELPPNTAAQKVLEEIEEQTNPKIKLGKKALTPEQLQTKQTMLALLDAVRDESGKDAPVRLVFEPKSSRIDQTDFVNTLLAHTSLESNASLNLVMVGGDGRPRQKGLSEILHEWIAFRFATVTRRTRHRLSKVDDRIHILEGRMIVFLNIDEVIRIIRESDEPKVALMAAFGLSDRQAEDILEIRLRQLARLEKIKIEKELAELRDEKAKLEELLGSESAMKRLLIKEIEGDAKQYGDERRTLIQQEKRATFEARVVDEPVTVVVSQKGWVRALKGHGLDAAGFTFKAGDGLYAAFQCRTPDTLVAWGSNGRVYSVAVAMLPGGRGDGVPVTSLIELESGSHLMHYYAASADQALLLASSNGFGFVARVGDMVSRVKAGKSFMTIDAGAAPLAPMPMLPDATHIACLSSGGRLLVFGLDEMKTLSGGGRGVTLMALDDNETLAQALSINNAGVVLIGTRRGGRVDEEKVSGAALAPHIGKRARKGRTPESKMKLDGMRPVLAV, from the coding sequence ATGGACGACGATAACACTCTCGACCTTTTCACCGAGCCGCCGCCCCCGGAAGGCGACTTTCTCACGCTCGGCAATTACGCGGAACGCGCGTACCTCGACTATGCGGTGAGCGTGGTCAAGGGTCGCGCGCTGCCGGATGTGTGCGACGGCCAGAAGCCGGTTCAGCGCCGCATCCTGTTCGCGATGAACGACATGGGCCTCTCCGATAACGCGAAGCCGGTCAAGTCGGCGCGCGTGGTCGGCGACGTGCTCGGTAAATATCACCCGCACGGCGACCAGTCGGCGTACGACGCGTTGGTGCGTCTCGCGCAAGACTTCTCGATGCGCTATCCGCTGATCGACGGTCAGGGCAATTTCGGTTCGCGCGACGGCGACGGCGCGGCGGCCATGCGGTACACGGAAGCGCGCCTCACGCCGATCGCGAAACTGCTGCTCGATGAAATCAACCAGGGCACGGTCGATTTCATGAAGAACTACGACGGCGAGTTCGACGAGCCGAGGCTCTTGCCCGCGCGCTTGCCGTTCGTGCTGCTGAACGGCGCGTCCGGCATCGCGGTGGGGCTGGCAACGGAAATTCCGTCGCACAATCTGCGCGAAGTGGCGGCGGCAGCGGTTGCGATGATCCGCAATCCGAAGCTCCAGCACGCCGAGTTGATGCAGTACATCCCCGGTCCGGACTTTCCGGGCGGCGGCCAGATCATCTCGAGCGAAGCGGAAATCTCCGCCGCCTACGAATCCGGCCGCGGCAGCCTGAAGGTGCGCGCGCGCTGGAAGATCGAGGAACTCGCGCGCGGCCAGTGGCAACTGGTCATCACCGAACTGCCGCCGAACACGGCCGCGCAGAAGGTGCTCGAGGAAATCGAGGAGCAGACCAATCCGAAGATCAAGCTCGGCAAGAAGGCGCTCACGCCGGAACAGTTGCAGACCAAGCAGACCATGCTGGCGCTGCTCGACGCGGTGCGCGACGAGTCCGGCAAGGACGCGCCGGTGCGTCTCGTGTTCGAGCCGAAGTCGAGCCGCATCGACCAGACCGATTTCGTCAATACGTTGCTCGCGCACACGAGCCTCGAATCGAACGCTTCGTTGAATCTGGTGATGGTCGGCGGCGATGGCCGGCCGCGTCAGAAGGGGTTGAGCGAAATCCTGCACGAGTGGATCGCGTTCCGTTTCGCCACGGTGACGCGCCGCACGCGGCATCGTCTGTCCAAGGTCGACGACCGGATTCATATTCTCGAAGGCCGGATGATCGTCTTCTTGAATATCGACGAAGTCATCCGCATCATTCGCGAATCGGACGAACCGAAGGTCGCGCTGATGGCCGCGTTCGGTTTGTCCGACCGTCAGGCCGAAGACATTCTGGAAATCCGGCTGCGTCAACTGGCGCGGCTCGAGAAGATCAAGATCGAGAAGGAACTCGCCGAACTGCGCGACGAAAAGGCCAAACTCGAAGAACTGCTCGGCAGCGAATCGGCAATGAAGCGCCTGCTCATCAAGGAAATCGAGGGCGATGCCAAGCAGTACGGCGACGAGCGCCGCACGCTGATCCAGCAGGAAAAGCGCGCGACGTTCGAAGCGCGCGTGGTCGACGAACCGGTCACGGTCGTGGTGTCGCAGAAGGGCTGGGTGCGCGCGCTGAAGGGCCACGGGCTCGACGCGGCGGGCTTCACGTTCAAGGCCGGTGACGGCCTCTACGCGGCCTTCCAGTGCCGCACGCCGGACACGCTGGTCGCGTGGGGCAGCAACGGTCGCGTCTATTCGGTGGCGGTGGCAATGCTGCCGGGCGGCCGCGGCGACGGCGTGCCGGTCACGTCGCTGATCGAGCTGGAGTCGGGCAGCCATCTCATGCATTACTACGCCGCGTCCGCGGATCAGGCGTTGCTGCTCGCGTCGAGCAACGGCTTTGGCTTCGTCGCCAGGGTCGGCGACATGGTGAGCCGGGTGAAGGCCGGCAAGTCGTTCATGACGATCGACGCGGGCGCCGCGCCGCTCGCGCCGATGCCGATGCTGCCGGATGCGACGCACATTGCGTGTCTTTCCTCGGGAGGACGCCTGCTGGTGTTCGGCCTCGACGAAATGAAGACGCTCTCCGGCGGCGGCCGCGGCGTCACGTTGATGGCGCTCGACGACAACGAAACGCTCGCGCAGGCGCTCTCCATCAACAACGCGGGTGTGGTGTTGATCGGCACGCGCCGCGGTGGCCGCGTGGACGAGGAAAAGGTGAGCGGCGCCGC
- a CDS encoding DNA topoisomerase IV subunit B, translated as MSTKKPNAAYSEASIKVLKGLEPVKQRPGMYTRTENPLHIIQEVIDNASDEALGGHGRQITVTLHADHSVSVEDDGRGIPFGLHPEEGVPVVEIVFTRLHAGGKFDKAAGGAYTFSGGLHGVGVSVTNALSTRLDVTVWREGKIAELSFANGDVAKELEVRPAAKGDKKSGTRVTAWANPKYFDSPNLPLGELQRLLRSKAVLLPGVEVTLINEKTGEQQSWKYEDGLRGYLLEGMNGSDLLIPLFEGERYVENSRASEETFAEGEGASWVVAWSEEGPLMRESYVNLIPTPAGGTHESGLRDGLYQAVKSFVELHNLQPKGVKLLAEDVFARVSFVLSAKVLDPQFQGQIKERLNSRDAVKLVSSFARPALELWLNQHVEHGKKLADLVIKQAQARTRAGQKVEKRKSSGVAVLPGKLTDCESTEIGRNELFLVEGDSAGGSAKMGRDKEYQAILPLRGKVLNTWETERDRLFANNEVHDISVAIGVDPHSPDDKVDLSNLRYGKICILSDADVDGSHIQVLLLTLFFKHFPQLIERGHVCVARPPLFRVDAPARGKKPAQKLYALDEGELEAILDKLRKDGVRDTQWSISRFKGLGEMSAEQLWDTTMNPDTRRLTPVALGELDYDATVARMTMLMGKGEAASRRSWLEEKGNEVEADI; from the coding sequence ATGTCTACGAAAAAGCCAAACGCCGCGTATAGCGAAGCGTCGATCAAGGTGTTGAAGGGTCTGGAGCCGGTCAAGCAACGGCCTGGCATGTACACCCGCACCGAGAATCCGCTGCACATCATCCAGGAAGTCATCGACAACGCGTCGGACGAGGCGCTCGGCGGCCACGGCCGGCAAATCACGGTCACGCTGCACGCCGACCATTCGGTCTCGGTCGAAGACGACGGCCGCGGCATTCCCTTCGGCCTGCATCCGGAAGAAGGCGTGCCGGTCGTCGAAATCGTTTTTACGCGCCTGCACGCGGGCGGCAAATTCGACAAGGCCGCCGGCGGCGCGTACACGTTCTCGGGCGGCCTGCACGGCGTCGGCGTGTCGGTCACCAACGCGCTGTCCACGCGCCTTGACGTCACCGTGTGGCGCGAGGGCAAGATCGCCGAACTGAGTTTCGCCAATGGCGACGTCGCCAAGGAGCTGGAAGTGCGCCCCGCCGCGAAGGGCGACAAGAAATCCGGCACGCGCGTCACCGCGTGGGCCAATCCGAAATACTTCGATTCGCCGAACCTGCCGCTCGGCGAATTGCAACGTCTGCTGCGCTCGAAAGCGGTGCTGTTGCCGGGCGTGGAAGTCACGCTGATCAACGAGAAAACCGGCGAACAGCAAAGCTGGAAGTACGAAGACGGCCTGCGCGGCTACCTGCTCGAAGGCATGAACGGCAGCGATCTGCTGATTCCGCTGTTCGAGGGCGAGCGTTATGTCGAGAACTCGCGCGCGAGCGAAGAGACCTTTGCAGAAGGCGAGGGCGCTTCGTGGGTCGTCGCGTGGAGCGAAGAGGGGCCGCTCATGCGCGAGTCGTACGTGAACCTGATTCCGACGCCCGCGGGCGGCACGCACGAATCCGGCCTGCGCGACGGTCTTTATCAGGCAGTGAAAAGCTTTGTCGAGTTGCACAACCTGCAGCCCAAGGGCGTCAAGCTGCTTGCCGAAGACGTATTCGCGCGCGTGTCGTTCGTGCTGTCGGCGAAGGTGCTCGATCCGCAATTCCAAGGGCAGATCAAGGAACGCCTGAATAGCCGCGACGCGGTCAAGCTGGTGTCGTCGTTCGCGCGCCCGGCGCTGGAGTTGTGGCTGAATCAGCATGTGGAGCACGGCAAGAAACTCGCGGACCTCGTCATCAAGCAGGCGCAGGCGCGCACGCGTGCCGGCCAGAAAGTCGAGAAGCGCAAGAGCTCGGGCGTCGCCGTGCTGCCGGGCAAGCTGACCGATTGCGAATCGACGGAAATCGGCCGCAACGAACTGTTTCTCGTCGAGGGCGACTCGGCGGGCGGCTCGGCGAAGATGGGCCGCGACAAGGAATATCAGGCCATCCTGCCGCTGCGCGGCAAGGTGCTGAACACGTGGGAAACCGAGCGTGACCGGCTGTTCGCCAACAACGAAGTGCACGACATTTCGGTGGCGATCGGCGTCGATCCGCATAGCCCTGACGACAAGGTCGATCTGTCGAATCTGCGCTACGGCAAGATCTGCATTCTGTCGGACGCCGACGTCGACGGTTCGCACATTCAGGTGCTGCTGCTCACGCTGTTCTTCAAGCATTTCCCGCAGCTGATCGAACGTGGCCACGTGTGCGTGGCGCGGCCGCCGCTGTTCCGGGTCGACGCGCCCGCGCGCGGCAAGAAGCCCGCGCAGAAGCTGTATGCGCTCGACGAAGGCGAGCTCGAAGCGATTCTCGACAAGCTGCGCAAGGACGGCGTGCGCGACACGCAGTGGTCCATCAGCCGCTTCAAGGGGCTCGGCGAAATGAGCGCGGAGCAGTTGTGGGATACCACCATGAACCCCGACACGCGGCGCCTGACGCCCGTGGCGCTCGGCGAACTCGACTACGACGCCACGGTCGCGCGCATGACGATGCTGATGGGCAAGGGCGAAGCGGCGTCGCGGCGCAGCTGGCTGGAAGAAAAGGGCAACGAAGTGGAAGCGGATATCTGA
- a CDS encoding ATP-binding cassette domain-containing protein — MSLYTITGAQLAFGHVALLDHADFSLEAGERVGLIGRNGAGKSSLLKIVADLTKPDDGLVTRQQNLTTVYVPQEPEFDTDDTVFDAVAAGLTHARALLDEYDAVANQLADEPEGAEHDALMARMNTLQSSLDHSDAWNWSTRVSTTLQQIGLNGEARVGSLSGGMQKRVALARALVVQPDVLLLDEPTNHLDFDGIRWLEDLLVSLRAGLLFITHDRAFLDRVATRIVELDRGRLLSYPGNFSAYQTRKAQQLEVEQVEAAKFDKLLAQEEVWIRKGVEARRTRSVGRIARLVEMRNQRAERRNVQGNVKLDVGQGEKSGKIVAELTDVTKRYGSRTVVDNFTATVMRGDKIGFVGPNGAGKTTLLKLILGELAPDEGTVRIGTNLQVAYFDQMRAQLDLEKSLADTISPGSEWVEVNGQKKHVMSYLGDFLFAPERARSPVKSLSGGERNRLLLARLFARPANVLVLDEPTNDLDIPTLELLEELLTEYDGTVLLVSHDRAFLDNVATSVIASEGGGKWREYVGGFTDWQIQRDRSQQMALDAQKEAGKEAGKDTAPAKDSSAGRNTQRAAKLSFKEQRELEALPEKIAALEAEQKAIGAQLEDGSVFAKDAQEGTRLTERYAAIDEELLIALERWDELENRRK, encoded by the coding sequence ATGTCGCTTTACACCATTACCGGAGCCCAACTGGCCTTCGGTCACGTCGCGTTGCTCGATCACGCGGATTTCTCTCTCGAAGCGGGCGAACGCGTCGGGCTGATCGGCCGCAACGGCGCGGGCAAGTCGTCGCTGCTGAAGATCGTCGCCGATCTGACCAAGCCTGACGACGGCCTCGTCACGCGCCAGCAGAACCTGACCACGGTTTACGTGCCGCAGGAGCCGGAGTTCGACACGGACGACACGGTGTTCGACGCGGTCGCCGCCGGCCTCACGCACGCCCGCGCGCTGCTGGACGAATACGACGCGGTCGCCAACCAGCTCGCCGACGAGCCGGAAGGCGCGGAGCACGACGCGCTCATGGCGCGCATGAACACGCTGCAGTCGTCGCTGGACCATTCGGACGCCTGGAACTGGAGCACGCGGGTTTCGACCACGCTGCAGCAGATCGGCCTGAACGGCGAGGCGCGGGTGGGTTCGCTGTCGGGCGGCATGCAAAAGCGCGTCGCGCTGGCGCGCGCGCTGGTTGTGCAGCCCGACGTGCTGCTGCTCGACGAGCCGACCAACCACCTCGATTTCGACGGCATCCGCTGGCTCGAAGATCTGCTGGTCTCGTTGCGCGCAGGCCTGCTCTTCATTACCCACGACCGCGCTTTTCTCGACCGGGTCGCCACGCGCATCGTCGAACTGGATCGCGGGCGTTTGCTGTCCTATCCTGGCAATTTCAGCGCTTACCAGACCCGGAAGGCGCAGCAGCTCGAAGTCGAGCAGGTGGAAGCGGCCAAGTTCGACAAGCTGCTCGCGCAGGAAGAGGTATGGATCCGCAAGGGCGTCGAGGCGCGCCGCACCCGCAGCGTCGGCCGGATCGCGCGGCTCGTGGAAATGCGCAATCAGCGCGCGGAACGCCGCAACGTGCAGGGCAACGTCAAGCTCGACGTCGGGCAAGGTGAAAAGTCCGGCAAGATCGTCGCGGAATTGACCGACGTGACCAAGCGCTACGGTTCGCGCACGGTGGTCGACAACTTCACGGCCACCGTCATGCGCGGCGACAAGATCGGCTTTGTCGGTCCGAACGGCGCGGGCAAGACCACGCTGCTCAAGTTGATCCTCGGGGAACTGGCGCCGGACGAAGGCACGGTGCGCATCGGTACGAATCTGCAGGTCGCGTATTTCGACCAGATGCGCGCGCAGCTCGATCTGGAAAAGAGCCTTGCCGACACCATCAGCCCGGGCAGCGAGTGGGTCGAAGTCAACGGTCAGAAGAAGCATGTCATGAGCTATCTGGGCGACTTTCTATTCGCGCCGGAACGCGCGCGGTCGCCGGTCAAGTCGCTCTCGGGCGGCGAGCGTAACCGTCTGCTGCTCGCGCGCCTGTTCGCGCGGCCGGCCAACGTGCTGGTGCTCGACGAACCGACCAACGACCTCGATATTCCCACGCTCGAACTGCTCGAAGAACTGCTCACGGAATACGACGGCACGGTGCTGCTGGTCAGCCACGATCGCGCGTTTCTGGACAACGTCGCGACCTCGGTGATCGCGTCGGAAGGGGGCGGCAAGTGGCGCGAGTACGTCGGCGGCTTTACCGACTGGCAGATCCAGCGCGACCGCTCGCAGCAGATGGCGCTGGACGCGCAGAAAGAAGCCGGCAAGGAAGCCGGCAAAGACACGGCGCCCGCCAAAGACAGTTCCGCGGGCCGCAATACGCAGCGCGCCGCGAAGCTGTCGTTCAAGGAGCAGCGCGAACTGGAGGCGCTGCCGGAGAAGATCGCCGCGCTCGAAGCGGAGCAGAAAGCGATCGGCGCGCAACTCGAAGACGGGTCCGTGTTCGCCAAAGACGCGCAGGAAGGCACGCGTCTGACCGAACGCTACGCGGCGATCGACGAAGAGCTGCTGATCGCGCTCGAGCGCTGGGACGAGCTGGAAAACCGGCGCAAGTGA
- a CDS encoding DUF4399 domain-containing protein — protein sequence MLKNTWLAGAVLAGLLAASGAAQAASVSFVQPADGATVSNPVHVVFGVDGMKIAPAGTMTEGTGHHHLLVDGKPLPKGEVVPANDKSLHFGKGQTETDLTLPPGDHTLTLQFGDGAHRSYGPPMSKTITVHVK from the coding sequence ATGCTCAAAAACACATGGTTGGCTGGTGCGGTATTGGCCGGGTTACTCGCCGCCTCGGGCGCGGCGCAGGCCGCCAGCGTGTCGTTCGTCCAGCCGGCGGACGGCGCGACCGTCAGCAATCCCGTGCACGTGGTGTTCGGTGTCGACGGCATGAAGATCGCGCCGGCCGGCACGATGACGGAAGGCACGGGCCACCATCATCTGCTGGTGGACGGCAAGCCGTTGCCCAAGGGCGAGGTCGTCCCCGCGAACGACAAGTCGCTGCACTTCGGCAAGGGCCAGACCGAAACCGATCTGACGCTGCCGCCGGGCGACCACACGCTGACGCTGCAATTCGGCGACGGCGCGCATCGTTCGTACGGTCCGCCAATGAGCAAGACCATCACGGTGCACGTGAAGTAA
- a CDS encoding rubredoxin: MSEVIEVTEYKSWVCLICGWIYNEEEGLPEEGIAPGTRFAAIPDDWRCPLCDVGKAEFAVVEF; the protein is encoded by the coding sequence GTGAGCGAAGTAATTGAAGTGACTGAATATAAGAGCTGGGTCTGCCTGATTTGCGGCTGGATCTACAACGAGGAAGAAGGCCTGCCCGAGGAAGGCATCGCGCCTGGCACGCGCTTCGCCGCGATTCCCGACGACTGGCGCTGCCCGCTGTGCGACGTGGGCAAGGCCGAGTTCGCGGTGGTGGAATTCTGA
- a CDS encoding tyrosine-type recombinase/integrase codes for MPKQIAPLTEMQVRKAKPTDKSYRLADGKGLYLEVMPNGSRYWRMKYRFDGKEKRAAFGVYPEVSLAAARQACLAARKQLSEGIDPSAQKQEIKRVRALEAASSFEKVAREWFESQKAGWTEVYAGKVINSLEVDAFPKIGAKPIGDIEAPHMLEIVRAIEARGVRETAKRVLQRSRAVFQYGIMTGRCSRNPAADIDAETVLKKGAGVKHMARVKPVEIPQLMKDIAAYSGDRVTQLALLFMALTFVRTTEMINAEWTEIDEKAREWRIPAERMKMRDPHIVPLSRQALEVIDELKKLNGAERHLFYSVQGRKPISNNTMLFALYRMGYKSRMTGHGFRGLAATVLRELGYSRDVVDRQLAHAERNQVTAAYVHAEYLPERRRMMQQWADYLSDQARS; via the coding sequence ATGCCCAAGCAAATAGCTCCGCTCACAGAGATGCAAGTTCGCAAGGCCAAGCCGACGGACAAATCCTATCGGCTCGCTGACGGCAAAGGCCTGTACCTTGAAGTGATGCCCAACGGCTCACGCTACTGGCGGATGAAATACCGGTTCGACGGCAAGGAGAAGCGCGCCGCCTTCGGCGTCTATCCCGAAGTGTCACTCGCCGCCGCGCGCCAAGCCTGTCTTGCCGCCAGGAAGCAGCTCTCCGAAGGCATCGATCCATCGGCACAGAAGCAAGAAATCAAGCGTGTCCGCGCGCTGGAAGCCGCATCGTCGTTTGAAAAGGTCGCTCGCGAGTGGTTCGAGTCGCAAAAAGCCGGCTGGACCGAGGTCTACGCCGGCAAAGTGATCAATTCGTTGGAAGTCGATGCCTTCCCAAAGATCGGAGCCAAGCCGATCGGAGACATCGAAGCGCCGCATATGCTGGAAATCGTGCGAGCGATCGAGGCCCGCGGCGTACGCGAGACGGCCAAGCGGGTACTCCAGCGATCCCGCGCTGTTTTCCAGTACGGCATCATGACAGGCCGATGCTCGCGCAACCCGGCTGCGGACATCGACGCCGAGACCGTGCTGAAGAAAGGCGCCGGCGTCAAACACATGGCCCGAGTGAAGCCGGTGGAAATCCCGCAACTCATGAAGGACATCGCCGCCTACTCTGGCGATCGCGTGACGCAACTCGCGCTTCTGTTTATGGCCCTGACGTTCGTGCGCACGACTGAAATGATCAACGCCGAGTGGACGGAAATCGACGAGAAGGCTCGGGAATGGCGAATTCCAGCGGAACGCATGAAGATGCGCGATCCGCACATCGTGCCGCTGTCGCGCCAGGCGCTAGAAGTGATTGACGAACTGAAGAAGTTGAACGGCGCTGAGCGGCACCTCTTCTACAGTGTGCAAGGCCGGAAGCCGATCTCGAATAACACAATGCTCTTCGCCCTATATCGCATGGGCTATAAATCGCGCATGACCGGCCACGGTTTTCGCGGGCTTGCCGCTACGGTATTGCGCGAGCTGGGCTACAGCCGCGATGTTGTCGATCGCCAGTTAGCACACGCCGAGCGGAATCAGGTGACGGCCGCCTACGTTCATGCCGAGTATCTGCCGGAGCGTCGAAGGATGATGCAGCAATGGGCGGATTATCTCTCCGACCAGGCACGGTCATGA
- a CDS encoding IS110 family transposase — MSQDSTLYVGLDVHKDSITVAYAMGLDEVELFGKIGTTHMEVDRLCKRLQSKARHVHVVYEAGPCGYGLNRRLVEKGFDCMVCAPSLIPRKPGDRVKTDRRDAFKLVRSLRAGDLSAVHVPTVEDEAFRDLARAWSSGRDDLKQARQRLKSFLLSHGVRYCGLANWGPAHRRWLSTLSFDSAWQQLAFNEHRRTIEDRLAQCDRLEAALHEAVVSWRFYPVVLALQAMRGIQFTSAVGLVSELGDLSRFEHPRQLMAWLGVTPSEHSSGSKRRQGSITKAGNSYARKLLVESAWSYQHPARVSKDIQSRQEGIPKPIIDRAWDAQLRLCGRYRRLVARGKSRQVAIIAVARELAAFIWDIGRMGMTLAVPQSEQPA, encoded by the coding sequence ATGAGCCAGGATAGCACGTTATACGTTGGGCTGGACGTTCACAAAGACTCGATCACGGTTGCCTACGCGATGGGCCTGGACGAAGTTGAACTGTTCGGCAAGATCGGCACGACACACATGGAAGTCGATCGTCTATGCAAGCGACTGCAATCCAAGGCCAGGCATGTTCACGTTGTCTATGAGGCAGGTCCTTGTGGTTACGGACTGAATCGCCGGCTCGTCGAGAAAGGCTTCGATTGCATGGTGTGTGCGCCATCGCTGATTCCGAGAAAGCCCGGTGATCGCGTCAAGACCGACCGGCGCGACGCGTTCAAACTGGTGCGTTCGCTGCGAGCCGGCGATCTATCCGCAGTGCATGTGCCGACCGTGGAAGACGAGGCGTTTCGCGATCTGGCCAGGGCGTGGTCGTCCGGCCGGGACGATCTGAAACAGGCCAGGCAGCGATTGAAGTCTTTCCTCCTTTCCCACGGCGTACGTTACTGCGGTCTGGCGAACTGGGGGCCCGCGCACCGGCGGTGGCTGAGTACCCTTTCGTTCGATAGTGCGTGGCAGCAACTGGCGTTCAACGAACACCGCCGCACCATCGAAGATCGCCTTGCGCAGTGTGACCGACTGGAGGCAGCGCTGCACGAAGCTGTCGTTAGCTGGCGGTTCTATCCGGTCGTACTGGCGTTGCAGGCGATGCGCGGCATCCAGTTCACTTCGGCGGTGGGACTGGTGTCCGAACTCGGAGATCTGTCGCGCTTTGAACACCCGCGGCAGTTGATGGCGTGGCTGGGCGTTACGCCGTCGGAACATTCATCAGGTAGCAAACGGCGCCAGGGCAGTATCACCAAGGCCGGAAACAGCTATGCAAGAAAGCTGCTGGTTGAATCAGCCTGGAGCTACCAGCATCCGGCGCGCGTGAGCAAAGACATACAGAGCCGGCAGGAAGGCATACCCAAGCCCATTATCGATCGGGCCTGGGATGCCCAGCTACGCCTGTGTGGCCGATATCGCAGGCTCGTGGCCAGAGGAAAGAGCCGGCAAGTTGCAATCATTGCTGTGGCCCGTGAACTTGCCGCGTTCATCTGGGACATCGGCCGAATGGGGATGACCCTGGCGGTACCGCAAAGCGAACAGCCTGCGTAA
- a CDS encoding helix-turn-helix domain-containing protein, with translation MGVCEVSREAQLSRPTVSKYKNLVERGGPEALAPLPIHGPGPRLDDASQSWLVSAIKHSPSLHGYPGPTWTTSQLREVIFRRLGIRFSASHVGYLVRSYGLAYRLGYSSSSKASPGTAKKSPAGIYAARRTRAAKMLLHGSSVEHVAKTLGIGVPTVRKYRSMVNAGGVDAVDELKPSGKQAALSAGDLDWLRDKLEDKPTAHGYETELWRTGDVKRLIMEKFGIYHSDGYIRTIVGKLGLEHRIRPPKPRTEKKRLTINDEVLAWVAATLKESPRAHGIDADHWTNARLRIAIRQRVGVDYTRGYILKIAMRAGVADLLTARRS, from the coding sequence GTGGGGGTTTGCGAGGTCTCAAGAGAAGCTCAACTGAGCCGTCCGACCGTGAGCAAATACAAGAACTTGGTCGAGAGAGGCGGCCCTGAGGCCCTGGCTCCTCTTCCCATCCACGGGCCGGGCCCGCGATTGGATGACGCATCGCAGAGTTGGCTGGTCAGCGCAATCAAACATTCACCCAGTCTTCACGGCTATCCGGGGCCGACCTGGACCACCAGCCAGCTAAGAGAGGTAATCTTTCGGCGCCTTGGCATTCGGTTTTCAGCGTCGCACGTTGGTTACCTCGTGCGGAGTTACGGCCTCGCCTACCGGCTCGGCTACTCATCGTCAAGTAAGGCATCTCCCGGCACTGCCAAGAAATCTCCGGCCGGCATCTATGCTGCTCGCCGAACGCGCGCTGCGAAGATGCTGCTGCATGGAAGCAGTGTCGAGCACGTGGCCAAAACGCTCGGCATCGGCGTGCCCACGGTTCGAAAATACAGATCCATGGTGAACGCCGGTGGGGTTGACGCTGTAGACGAGCTCAAGCCATCCGGGAAGCAGGCGGCACTTTCCGCCGGCGATCTTGACTGGTTACGTGACAAACTGGAAGACAAACCTACCGCGCACGGTTACGAAACCGAACTGTGGAGGACCGGGGATGTTAAGAGGCTGATCATGGAAAAGTTCGGCATTTACCACTCCGACGGCTATATAAGGACCATCGTCGGAAAGCTTGGGCTGGAGCATAGGATACGTCCGCCAAAGCCGCGCACGGAGAAGAAGCGGCTGACGATAAATGACGAAGTGCTGGCATGGGTCGCAGCCACACTGAAAGAGTCGCCGCGAGCACACGGCATAGACGCTGATCACTGGACGAACGCGCGTTTGCGCATCGCGATCCGTCAGCGGGTTGGCGTCGACTACACTCGTGGATATATCCTAAAAATTGCCATGCGTGCGGGGGTGGCGGATCTGCTTACAGCACGCCGTAGCTGA
- a CDS encoding phage protein NinX family protein, producing MKTKKLEGTLLDYWVSRALQTPIDRSKRFDPVSAGAQTHYDPRDYPVGSGPGVVPPYSTDWGAAGAVIDRMSAGRNGIRLIGSLDDGFQADHASGATPLVALMRSFVVNVFGVDVPG from the coding sequence ATGAAAACAAAGAAACTGGAAGGCACCTTGCTCGACTACTGGGTATCGCGTGCGCTGCAAACGCCCATCGATCGCAGCAAGCGTTTCGATCCAGTAAGCGCCGGAGCCCAGACACATTACGACCCACGAGACTATCCGGTCGGCAGCGGCCCGGGCGTCGTGCCGCCTTACTCAACCGATTGGGGCGCGGCCGGTGCTGTCATAGACCGCATGAGCGCAGGTCGCAATGGGATACGCCTTATCGGTTCGCTCGACGACGGATTCCAGGCAGATCACGCGTCAGGCGCGACACCGCTCGTCGCGCTGATGCGTTCGTTCGTCGTCAATGTGTTTGGAGTCGACGTTCCGGGCTAG